CTGACTCttgaggtcacacacacacagacatacttGTCTCTCTGTAGTTGTGGGGACACTTATTGACACGATACCTTCCCCAGtcccttaaccatcacaactaaaacCCTGAAACCTGATTCTAACCCTTAAAAAGCAGGTCGTGCCCTCAAACAGCTCTTTTAAAAAGTGAGGACTGACCTCACATTGATGGCATTAAACCAAAATTGGCCCTCGTAATTTTGGGTAGACatgcacacgcactcacacacacatacacaaacacaaacacacacacactcaggattTATGCCACATCAAGCCTATGATTTTAATTTTCTCCACAGATTTTCTTCACAGTTTGACGTCGTCTGATCCTCTTATAATACATTGgctgcacctgtgtgtgtgtgtgtgtgtgtgtgtgtagactgcTCCACTTTGTGTACTTGTTTATGCTTATTTGTATCAGGATCATGCAGGAGTGTAAAGGTTACGTGGATGTGTGTTGTCCATGTATGAGTGTTTCTTCCATCAACCTTGTGACAGTTTAACTACAGTAACCGAGTGTGACCGAGTTCTTCCGAAAGGAAACGTTCTGCTTTTCTACACATTCTCTCAAAATAACGAAACCTAAATGTTCTTATCGAGCACGTTTCTCTGCCATTAAAGCAGCGGGGGGGTTGACCCTCATCTCCACAGGACATGGGAGTGGTGCCAGGTCCGTTTCTGTCGATACTGCTCAATGATGCATTTGTCATTTGTTTCTGATGTTGTCTTTATTCGGAATAAGTCCCCACTGAACATGAACTACAGCCTTCAGGTCTGGCCTTAAACCTTTATATGCTACGTATGAAAGAAATCAGTTAGATCTTTCGACGATGGTGGAGGCGAGACGTCCTCCACAGCAGAGAGCAGGCCGCCATCGTGGTTTTCATGTTGAGCTGGTTACTGTCGAGTCTGCCACTAGGGGGCATCACAGACACTATCggctgcagtaaacaaacaatatCTACAAAAAGGAAAGCTTCAGTTTGGGACGTAGATTAACAGACAAATGTCTCCCTGGATTTAATGCTGCTGCAACACATCATAAAGATGGAAACCAGACAGAGAAGGTCTCCGCTTAGAAGGAAGCAGATTTACAGCAGGTTTACCAAGTTCAGCTGTGGGAGTAAGGACGGAGGGAGCAGCTTAGATTTGAAGAGAGGACGTTTGTAGGATTGTCTGGCttcaggagaggaagaagaagaaagtggtTTCTGATGAGCAGTGTGTGGCAAATGTCGTTAATTTATTAAACTGACACCAACataaaatcaaaaacatctCAAATTGTCTCGTCTcagctcagcctctctctctctctctctctctctctctctctctctccctctctatctgtgcctctgtctcttttctatctctctcctcttccattAGTTTCTCTCCTGCTGCCTGTTGACTCAAGTGAAAGCTGATTGGCCAACTAACCCTGGTTCCCCTGGAGCTGCCCCGACGAGCTGCCTCCCCACAGTGAAACGTTCGTTGGGTATATGATCCACATTGATGAGGACAGGGCGTCAACCACAGATTGTCCCTCGGCTTCTTTCCTGAGACTAACTGCATCTCCGCTGGCTGCATCGCTAGATATACAATCACTATGGTGACCATATTTCCTTGAGTTAAAGCCTGATTCTTTACAAAAGGTTTCCTTCGTTAGAATTTATGAGCTGAACCAAAAACAAAGACCCCCCCTCGTCATCTTCTGTCCAAACCTTAGACCACGAGCCTCGAGTTGAACCCACACAGCTTCACAATGAGACGCTGATAGAGCAGAGAAGGAATTGATAATGTACAGCTGGAGAAAATCTAATTATATCCGAAGAGATTCAGACACAACTGTAATTACAGTGTGAGAGTAATGTGGGTCAGCTGCTCATCACATAGGTACACGGTGTAATCgtgttaaataatttatataataatggATTCCTGCCAGCTGAAAACACTGATCCACTTTATATCCAGTTCACTTTTCATCGGCTTCTGACGCCCACACAATGCAACTAATGATGCATTCACTGCATGTTGGCACGAGAGGGGAAAAAGGATTTTATACGAcgtgatgaaataaataaaactttatcactacagtttcacacatGTCACATATTCATGGCTGGTTGTTAACAAGCTCATCAGTTGCTTCCAGCGATGAAGCCAGGAATCAAATTTCCAGGCTCCAGAATATTCGGCCAATTGGACGATATGACAGCGGGAAAAAGTGAAGCCTTATTGCCCCCTTGATAGATAGATGGTGTCGTCAGTCATGACATAGGCTATAAACctatatgtatataaagatgatctaACATGAAAGTATCTAAAGAATTTAAGAAGCTGTCATGACCAAAGAATCTGCTTTGTTTGTCTGAATTAACCAGATAATTATCTCTAATCTTAGAAAACCCTGGTTTGTTATTCTGAGTTAATGAGATAACAAAGTCGTTAAGTAAGAAAAGCAAGGATTTTGTTTGTCTGAATTTATCAGCTTGTTATGTCTTCGTGTTACTTCTTGTTATGTCTTTACTTTTCCGGGAATTGTGTGataattaagtaaaaaaaagtgtgagtGCAGGATTCTTTCCCTCCTGACCTGAACGTCTCTGAGAATCTGTGGGTGCATCCTCTTAACGCTGAGTGTGCACGACCCAAACATCTCTGACCCTGAAGtgatgagcaggaggagaggaaagagccTGAGCTGCAGCACAAAGTGTTTTCAAGCTGAGGGATCTGAcaaaggtggaggaggggtcactctgctgctgaaacTTTAGCACGAAACacaattcgtttttttttttcatgttcacGAAATGAGAAATGAGTCGTTACCATCAGACTTTTATAGCAGTGGTACAAAACCTTTTAAACCTTACTGTGCTTTTCAGTTTCATGGTGTTGCTTTatcaagattaagattaagattaagatgcatttattagtcccaaacacatgcacagacatgcacaggcacactcatgcaggtagagaaatttaacctctgcttttgacccaaaACATaggtgagcagccatgtacggcgcccgggaaGCAGATGtcgggggagtaaggtgccttgctcaagggcactagacagggtagggagaatctttggacagatcaatctaGGTTtgtccgtggagtcgaaccagagaccttttctgcccagaGTCCAAGTTTCTGCAACTAGTCCATCGCCTCTCAAAACACATAGTTCCCATACCGGGAGTCGAACCCGGGCCGCCTGGGTGAAAACCAGGAATCCTAACCGCTAGACCATATGGGACTACTACCTATTGTTGCCCGAAACCAAAAGACGGGACTGAGTGACTGAGAATAACAGTTTATCAACATATGTCAGTATCCAAAACTGATAAGAACCTATCCCAGAAGTCATTGGGACATTATTAGTTTGCTATGAAGAAGGCCAAACTGCATCTACTCCAAGTAGCTGACATAGAATAAACCGCTTCATTTCAGTTCAGTGTTTATTGTTCCCATGAATTGGAACACAgcttatattatgttatatgtAGTTATCGCTACATATCGACCTCTTGGCATGTAAACACAGCATTTTACTGATGGTGAGCAGACATCACCAACACCTTTAAGAAACCATGTTCAGCGATAGAGAAAGATTTACGTATAGCCCCTTTAACTGAATCACGATTATGTGACTGTGTGACCATGTGTGAAAAATAgagttttacacacacacacaaacacattcatacgcTGCATCTATGTTCAGTATCTAGCCCATGGACACTTCACCATGTGGCTGGGGACTGAGATCTAAtcgccgaccttctggttagagaaCAGCCGCTCTagcccctgagccacagccgccctaaaGAGAATAcataacacatacacatacacaaacacaaacgcacacacttcGCCCACAGACATGTTTGTAGCTCCTTGATTCAACGTGATAAAACGAGGGTAATGAGAAAAAACAACCTTTCAGGAAAGTCACAGACCTAATTTACATGTGAAGCTGAACATGTCTCAGTTCTCAATAGTCAGTAATTAGCTTGTGTTCAGAGACGCAGGCGATTACATCCAAACAAGGAATTCACACATGGGCCTCGAGAGCATCAGTGCAGAAATGGCAGGTTTGGAGCAAGACGTATTAaacctcctccttcctgtcatCTGGGTGTTTGACAGTCTGGAGAGATCCGTGTGAGTGAAGAGAATATTTTGATTTGTCCTCAGGAGGAAACTATTCCTCCTGCAAAGATATATCATCGGCCTCATCAGACTTCTGTCACTCTGAGGTCACAGGGTCATCAGCACATCACATGGTCCTTAAGGACTCAGCTGAGGCATCAGGCAGCAGTGACAGCCGACATGCATCCGTCAGCATCATCCCGTCCTCAGAGCCGAAAGCTCCTTGAATGTGACAGTAGCCGCGTCATCGTCTCTCTGAGTCCACTTCACCTGTCTCACAACTTGTCAGTCCTCAGCTTTCTACAAGACATCGTCTCTTTCTGATGTTTCCGGAGCACCTATCGCAATTCCAACAAATTTTACGCAAATTCACAACAATCATCAGATGGGACTTTTGTGACCTGAAAAATCCCAGCGCAGACACCAATTTGATAAATTGTCCAAAACACTTGTTTTATGTCTGTGATACCCAGAAGAAAAGAGGCAAGAGGAGAAACGAGGTGAAAAGCCGTTGACTGGATCCGTCAGGGATGTGAGCGGAGGAGACAGACTGCTCCTAATGATCAGACAGATCCTCTCCGAGTCAAACGCAGCAGTGGTGGTTGCAGCTGAAACGCTGAATCCTTTGTGACAGGCCGCGCTGCCCGAGTTAATGTCCTGAGAGATGTGTGACCTCGCGgccaaaagaaaatacacaaaaacagtcACGGCTAACGTGTTGGAAAATATTCggataatgatttttttctcactgaaacacaaaaaggCTTTATGACCTACTTTTGATACTGGATTTAATCATTAATAACTAGTATGAAGTCCAACCAGTTAATCAATTGGTGGATAAGATTCTATCGATATGAGCCTCTCGCAGCCATTTTAAGtatctacatgtatgtttgccGATATGAAAACTATTTTCAGTTTCATGGAATAAACACTGAAGATGTATgcataaaatgaaataacatgTTTTAGTTTAGtcaatgtcccatctgctaacatatCATACAGACTCTTGGCTTCTACAGGAAAATATAACATAATTTTAGAGTCTCATAGCTTGTGCTGAGTCTACCgtggatggttaaaatattaagggtgaaaatctaaatctctatcctgaaaatgaaaaggattCTTACTTGTTTCACACTGTTGAgctctatactgcagccagtcaccagggtGCCGTtagtttattctgtttttatcaTTGATACCATAACAATAAATGTtccaaatcaaatgtttctgCCTGAAACAGAGGTCCAGTAGACAGATGAATGGAACTGGTCCCAAACTGGTATTTAACTGTAAGACAAATCGTCATGAACAGGATTCGAACCTGTGTGGGGAAACCCCATTGGATTTCGAGTCCAACGCCTTAACCTCTCGGCCACCATGACACTTATAGGTCTGTAACTGCTGTCATGATCATGAAGGTCCACTGCTCTAGTCTATTGATTGTTTATTGATGAACCGACTCTCACACCAAACCACAGTGATGTGTGAGTTTTGTGCTTGTGAAGGCTGCGTCCAGGTGAACGTGTCCTTGAACGTATTCGTCGCCTGCTTCCTCAGCGTCACTGTCAGCTGTCACAACATGCCCGACTCCATCACTGTCAACACGTCCTTCACtcgtctctctcttcttttttcttcctctcagcgCTGACTGTCGAGATCTGAGCACAAgactctcaaacacacatttaaaccaaATCACTCTGGATGTGACTCGTGTGTTCAACATTTGATCTTGTTTCACGGGTCGGCGCAGGAGACGCGAAGCATTAACATCACAGGAGCGCTCGCATCCATCCGGATCCACGGGACgctgcgctctgattggctggatggGGCGCGTTAAGTTGTTTGTCTTGATTTAAATCACGGCTGTCATGAACATTCATTGTGCCATTTACAGTAACCAAACTGTGGAACCATGGCAGCAAGCAGAGAAACATTTATACGACTTGAGCTTGAGTTCTCATTCCTGAtgtacagcccccccccccgcagagtGATGTTCATGGTTAACCTGCAGGGGTGAGATAGAATCATTCAATTAAAACTCCCCAAGGAATAAATTACAATCTAATAATATAACAGATAAGACGTTTTGGAAATAACAGAACGTGCTGATAGAGAAACTGATTTGAGTCGTGTTCCTGATTCTGCAGCTTCAGAGTTTGAAGTGTTTTAAAGGAACTGACTCAGACGTTTGTTCTCACATAGAGCTTCAGTGTGGGTGGAGAGCTCATGCAGGTGTGAAACCAGGGTGCGTTCGTTATTTAAGCAATTCTTATGAAAACTCCAGTCATATTAAAGCGGCTGATCCTCTGAGTGACCCCCGGTCTCTGATTAAATGTGCCTGATGTTTTTCAGAGGGCGATGGAGGAATTAATGCTGTTAACATGGCAACGGGGAGACGGGGTGAAGAGATGTGAGACgtgaggagaggaggctcaTTAGAGACATTAGACTTAAAAAGGAATTAAAGCTGGTGGTTGGTGATTAGTGAAATGAATGTGAGTTTATTCAGTGTGGAACAATAATGTTGTTGATAGAAAGTTTCAGCAAATTCCTAAAACAGCGATCAGTCTTCCATGGCAGCAGGTTCAAGCTTTAAACCCAAACGTTGTCTTCCTCTGAATAATTAAACCTCAATGCTatgtttgatatatatatactttataattTATCTTTAATTTGAATCCGGGAACCAACATGATATCCACAGTTGTATTTAACATTTCCAAAGTAGCTAAACCAATCATAGCTGGACCCCAACTGCAAGACAAATCGTCATGAACAGGATTCGAACCTGTGCGGGGAAACCCCATTGGATTTCGAGTCCAACGCCTTAACCTCTCGGCCACCATGACACATGCCTTACTATTATTGATGTCATTGTAATTAAGGTGCACTGGTTTTAATATAAATGTTGCTAAGTCTGAGTTCAGTctgagaaaatgtttgtttaactgAAGGTTCGTTATTCGAGCAGGAAACACAACTCACAGAATCGTCAATTCTCCGTTTTGTCTCCCAGGTGGCAATGGTGCCCAAGCACTCGTACCCCTATCCCACCGTGGACGTTCCTGACCACGCCCACTACACCATTGGCTCTGTCATCCTCGCCATTGGCATCACAGGCATGGTGGGAAACTTCCTGGTCATTTACGCCTTCAGCAGGTAGGACGGCCTCCTCAAAATGGATCAGTTTAAATTCAAGGCCGATTTTGGATCTTTCCTATATTGTTCAATATTGAGAAGAGTATGAAAAACAGTTAAGTATTTGTTCTTTGGTAccagattaataaaaaaattacaaaaacacttGGATTCTCAATCGCTAGCTTACTTAAGGTCATGATGAaagtgagcgccctctgctggatcatgTAAACAAGTAATGACAAAAGTAATTTACATTCTGTATGCACTTACGATATTTTGCAGATGCGTTCAACTCATCTATTGAGTAAGAGATGAAACAAAGGTCGTAATTATCAGAAAACAGCtcagttttgtttaaaaaaagttttgctCTTTGAAAGGTCTGCACATGATGACACTTGTCAGTTCAGTTGATTTGCTGGAGCTGAAATAAAAGGAGCGTGGCTGACAGGAGAATCTTTGTCTCAGCCCGATGTTTGAAGTTGAAATAATTGACCGGCGCTGCAGTTTCTCCACCTGGAGACTCAGAGGAAGGTCTGGTGGGATGTGATGGACTGTCACGTTTCTCGTTAAGAAGCAGACGGAGCATTAATCAGAGTCGAGGGTGACGagtctcctcctgctgtgatAAGCAGAGGATCAGGAACCCGTGACGATTCATCGACCACACAGTCTGACTTTTATCTTTCATCACAGCACAGACAAACGTCTTTATCTGAAACACAGAGTGGCCACTTCTCCCGACTCTTTTGAAGAAGCTTCAGCACTTAAAGACGAGAGCGATCCACTTATCGATCAGAGCCTTTGTGGGGCAGGTATTGATCCTTCGTTAGAATCAGACCATGATGGATGTTCCATCGATCATGGGAGTAATTGTAGGACTGAAGTGATTTTTCCATGGAGGCTCTTTGCCTCTAAAACAGACGTCATGTCTCAGTTGTCAGGTCGGTTCCATGGTGCTGTCAAAAACCATATGTCACTTCAACCTGAGGTTAATGTGGCAGTTTTTGGGGTTTAATTTAGTCTAAATGagccaagaagaagaaaaatacgACTTTTGATGTGATTTCAAAGACGTATGTGTAGCTGAAGTTAACATGCTCACCAGCCAACTGCAGCTTGGCCTGATTCCTAATGCTACTTTGAACCCCAGGAGGTGACAGCTCATCACTGTAGCGTCCAGTTTGTGCTCAGTCCAACATGAGTGTAGTTTCCCAATGTTTACAACAGGAGCGAGTTCTACAAAATAAGAATTCAACAGTTGGACAATTTGTACACGATGTccctttaaagaaaaacatcttcagATAGATGCCTTATTGATCACAAGATAAATTTAGAAAACATTCAAAGATCAACAATGCAAGTGAAGAGAGTTTTCTTGGCTCATgtaacatccttccaccgatGGAAGGATTTACtgaggcactgctgggatttgaacccaggatctcctgtttacaagaccgGTGCTTTGACCAGCTAAGCCACAGCGCTTTTGCCTATATGTATGTTTTGTAAGAAATTCACTTGGACCAAGATATTCTGACAATTTACATACTTGCTTTCTACTGCAACAGAACTCAGACCTTTTCAAACATCTGGATTTGTATAAAAACCCAGCAtcagttgtgttaatgtgtttctgtgtgtgtgtgtgtgctgcaggagtcGCAGTCTGAGGACACCGGCCAATATGTTCATCATTAACCTGGCGATCACAGACCTGCTGATGTGCATCACTCAGACGCCCACCTTCTTCACCACCAGCATGCACAAGAGGTGGATCTTCGGAGAGAAAGGTACCTGACTGCACTCACTCTCAGGACATCACAGAAAAAACGTTTAGTTTGCTCCGTGACCCATAGGCTAtaatggaggagacagggtttagATGTTCATGCATCCTCTACTTAAAAGAGATTTGAGGCTGATTCATCGTCCAGATGAAATGTTCCACCTGTAGATTACACAGCGAATTTGAACCAGAGGCCAGGCTCCACTTTCAAAACCAGAAGTAATACATTTAAGTGTATTTTACAGGAGCTGGAGTTTAGGGAACTGCAGcgatttaaaagaaatataagaTTTATTATGTGGCTTAAAtatctgtctctcctctgcttttcaAAACATGTCTTAACTGAGTACAGTATAAATCCACCATGatcctcaccttcctcttctctcactgCTTTGACTCTTTCAGATCAGTTTTTCATTTCTAGGCCTTAGAGTGAGAATTTATTGAATTTCAGCTCAGACAGAAGAAGCGAGGTGTTTGCATTGGAGTGAATCCTCTTCGCTCCGAGGTCATTTTAATATGACGGCTCGCCAGGTTTTTAATTCCCCAAAGTGGAAAGAGAAGTAAGAGCAGGACGAgcagagctggagcaggagaacGTTTTTTATCAGATGAAtttaaagtgagacactgatGTGAAAAAATCACACGATGAAGAGTCCAACCGATTTATCAACTGATATCAGAATTAAACATATATTACATATCTGCGCTTATGTTGAGAGATAAGAAAACTTTGATTTTACAGAACAAACTGTGCAGAAAATattataatgtttgttttctttgttcatgttctatatatatttctttgtatttgtgttttatttttagttatttattGTCATCATGACATCAAGATGCCCCACATTTGCAAAACACACATGTAGTAGCTTCTCTGACCGACATTTCTTACACGCGCTAGCAGTTGTTGACCAATCAGCGCAAAGATGgtcagctggccaatcagagcacactggGCTATGAGGAGGTGGGGTCCTAAAGAAACATGAGCCAAAACCAAGTGTTTTTGACAGAgtctgaaaagaggagctgcagcgaaggacagtctgaggacactgatgtgttttctgaacattagagcacaTAAACATTGTACAGTCATAACACTAATTGAAATTATCAACCTGGgtatgagcagaatatgtctcctttaaatttTTTACTTCCTATTACCGGTATAAGCCCCAAAAgccacatctgtctgtctctcgtctcctctcttctccctcgtTTAATCCTTCCTGGCAGGTTTAATTCTCTCAGAAGTGTTTCATTGAGTGAACGTCAGCCTTTCAGACCTCAATTAACTGTGCAAGTCTCTAACAAAGCCctttaaagtgcagagtattgatCTGGTCATTAATCCACAGTTTGAGTGCTGGGACCTCGTTCTATCTTTTCAACTGGTAGTGATTAACGTTTCTTCAAGGATTGGAGTCTAAATGCTCCACAGAAGCTCAGATTGAGTTTTGTAAAACGTGATGTCTTCATCTTCGTCTGCAGGCTGCGAGCTGTACGCCTTTTGTGGCGCCCTCTTTGGAATCTGCTCCATGATCACGCTGACGGTGATCGCCATCGACCGCTACTTCGTCATCACGAGGCCTCTGACCTCCATTGGCGTATTGTCACGGAAGCGGGCCCTAATCGTACTTGGGGCAGCATGGCTCTATTCTTTGGGCTGGAGCCTGCCGCCATTCTTTGGCTGGAGTGaggacacccacacacacacacacacacacatatacacacacacacacacacacacacacacacacacacacacacacatgttctgttATTCAGttacagttactagttacttctgtctctgtctcgtcTGTAAGGCGCTTATGTCCCGGAGGGTCTGCTGACTTCCTGTTCCTGGGACTACATGACCTTTACGCCGTCGGTGCGAGCGTACACCatgctgcttttcatcttcgtcttcttcctgccgctcttcatcatcatctactGCTACTTCTTCATCTTCCGTGCCATACGCAACACAAAccagtcagtgtttgtgtgttatttctgCCCTGTGttctaatttaaaaaatgtaggTTATGGTGGtcctaaatgtaaatgttactgtgtgtgtgtgtgtgtgtgtgtgtgtgtgtgtgtctacgtgtgcAGGGCCGTGGGGAAGTTTCACGGCAGCACTCACAGTCACAGCAGCGGACGTGACTCTGTGAAGAGTTTCCATCGGTTGCAGAACGAGTGGAAGATGGCGAAGATCGCCCTGATCGTCATCCTGCTCTACGTCATCTCATGGTCGCCGTACTCCGCCGCTGCCCTCACCGCTTTCTTCGGGTAAAACACGACCCACAGGCTGATGCAAGAAAAATCAGATAAAATCCctcttacattttaaaacagttatCCGATTTGTTGCCAATGAGTTTCGGAACTTGGTGAAAAAAGCCTCAGAGAGAAGCCTAGGAGGACGGGAATAAGATGCTGAAGCTCAGAGGCACATTTTCAACCATCAAAAGCACATCTTGCTGagtttgttctgtttcctgctgcagataCGCCGACATGTTGACTCCCTACATGCACTCTGTGCCCGCCGTCATCGCCAAGGCCTCCGCCATCCACAACCCCATCATCTACGCCATTACACACCCCAAGTACAGGTAACACACTGTGTAAAGGTTACATCTCACTGTGTGAGTTGTGATTGGCAGCTTCGAATGGCAACAAATAATCGAACGAGCCAATTTCCAAGTGTATTTATACAAGAAAAATAATTAGTTAAgagaaaaaatctatttaatgggcctgtacattttaatttatttctaaaCTATCTAATGTTTATGTCTAATAATCTAAAAATTATAGAAATGTAAAACGCTTATAACCATTTTCCTGAGTGGACCCTCCTCACTATTTACAAAAAATGTCGATACTCtacttatttctctttttttctctaaatACCAACACGTCACTACCTTTAAGAAGCCTGAATGTTAAAGCATCAGTTTGACTCTCTGCATATTTGACTGGTGCCTTAAACCTGACTGCAGCCCAgtgagccgccgccgccgctcatCCAGGATCGATCCAATCAGAGAGAGCCCCACTGCTTTAAGTGCTCTACAACGTCCGGCTCCAACTAATCGCTGCTCAGTTAACCTGAATGTTAACTGGGCTGCAAAGcagacaccccccccacacacacacaggagatttAAACGGTTTAATGCAGGACACCTGACCTTGATTGTTAAGAGATTTGAAAGCTGCAGGATCAAAAGAAGACAGCTTATATAACTGTTTTATACAACGACAATGTGCTTTTAGTCGCTGGAGACGACTCGACAAGTAGAGGAATGACGTTTGATGATGAGCTCGTTATTGATTAATAAGTAAACAGCATTTCATACACAATGGCTACTTAGCAACATACACATAGCTCGTTTAAAGGAAGAATTTATGCGTCTGTGAAGATCAACACAAATGCATCTGAACAATACTTAAAGTTATAAAAGAGACATAGATAAAATAGTTCACATGTCAGAGTAAGTGTGTGTTCCACGCTCCAGGCTCTAGATGGATAGAACTGTCCTGTAATGCCTTGTTCACCAGGCGGAAGGTGCTCTCTGCCGATGTGGTTGAGCACCTGGTGTATTGGGGGGTGAATACAtcattgtgattgacagctggtgcCCATGTCAAACAGGGGCTTCCGAACAGTAGCTCACAAACCAACAGGTGAcgttgcatctctctctctct
The Platichthys flesus chromosome 12, fPlaFle2.1, whole genome shotgun sequence DNA segment above includes these coding regions:
- the LOC133965805 gene encoding melanopsin-A-like; the protein is MVPKHSYPYPTVDVPDHAHYTIGSVILAIGITGMVGNFLVIYAFSRSRSLRTPANMFIINLAITDLLMCITQTPTFFTTSMHKRWIFGEKGCELYAFCGALFGICSMITLTVIAIDRYFVITRPLTSIGVLSRKRALIVLGAAWLYSLGWSLPPFFGWSAYVPEGLLTSCSWDYMTFTPSVRAYTMLLFIFVFFLPLFIIIYCYFFIFRAIRNTNQAVGKFHGSTHSHSSGRDSVKSFHRLQNEWKMAKIALIVILLYVISWSPYSAAALTAFFGYADMLTPYMHSVPAVIAKASAIHNPIIYAITHPKYRVALAKYIPFLGVLLCVHPRDIRSSSSSFVSTRRSTVTSQSSDISSHFRQHSIGKVRLSSVSDSESGMTDTEADLSSMGSRPASRQVSCEISRDTTELPDFTPSSSFKSKLKSNDSGIFEKSYDTDFSKTGVGERSSVPNSGDYADGHVTRGTLSRIPSIVVTSETSPFLPIGRNGSRNARTKTNNYNNNSNRGAGHG